A portion of the Carya illinoinensis cultivar Pawnee chromosome 11, C.illinoinensisPawnee_v1, whole genome shotgun sequence genome contains these proteins:
- the LOC122280733 gene encoding auxin-responsive protein SAUR71-like produces the protein MKQLIRRLSRVADSSQYCLLRSNSDQGRQPRRVESFRAKLRRSSSNSPVVPQGHVPVYVGDEMERFVVSAELLNHPVFVKLLNKSAQEYGYEQKGVLRIPCHVLVFERVLEALRLGHDHSRDLHDLLSSLSSDDFF, from the coding sequence ATGAAGCAGCTTATTCGCCGCCTCTCCCGTGTCGCCGACTCGTCTCAGTACTGCCTGCTCCGGTCGAACTCTGATCAGGGCCGCCAGCCTCGCCGGGTGGAGTCCTTCCGGGCCAAGCTGCGCCGCTCGTCTTCCAATTCTCCCGTGGTCCCCCAGGGCCACGTGCCGGTCTACGTGGGCGACGAGATGGAGCGTTTTGTGGTTTCCGCGGAGCTCCTCAACCACCCTGTTTTCGTCAAGCTGCTCAACAAGTCGGCTCAGGAGTACGGCTACGAGCAGAAGGGCGTGCTCCGCATCCCCTGTCACGTCCTCGTCTTCGAGCGCGTCCTCGAGGCCCTCCGCCTCGGCCACGACCACTCGCGTGATCTCCACGACCTCCTCAGTTCCTTGTCCTCTGACGACTTCTTCTGA